The following nucleotide sequence is from Pseudonocardia sp. C8.
AGCAGCCGTAACGCCCCGGGGGGCGGGAACGAGGTGTGCCGCCGGGTGGACCAGGAGGTCGATCAGCACGTTCCGGCCCCGGCGCGGGGTGGAACGTGCGCGTCGGTCACGAGGGCCCAGATCGAGCAGCACCCTTCCGTCCGGGCCCCCGCCGCAACGTGCGCGTCGACCGCGGATCGGGGTATCGATCAGCGCGTTCCCGCCTCGGCCGGGGCGGGAACGCGCTCGTCGACCGCATCCCCCGAGTCGATCCACTCCCGCCCGCGCCAGGGCAGAAACGTTCCCCTGGAGCGCGAACCGCAAGTCGATCATCACCCTGCGGCCCCGACGACGGCGAGAACGTGCGTCTCGACCGCGGACCGGGTATCGATCAGCACGCTCCTGCCCTGGCCTTGGCGGGAACGTGCATCTCACGCGCGACCCGTGAGTCGATCAGCACGCTCCCGCCCCCGCCGAGGTGGGAACGTGCATCTCGAACGCGACCCACAAGTCGATCAGCACACTCCCGCCCGCGCCAGGGCAGAAACGTGCCCCTGGAGCGCGAACCGCAAGTCGATCATCACCCTGCGGTCCCGACGACGGCGAGAACGTGCGCGTCGACCGCGCACCAGGTATCGATCAACACACTCCCGCCCTGACCGCGCCGGGAACGTGCATCTCGAACGCGACCCCCGAGTCGATCAACACACCCCCGCCCGCACCAGGGCGAAAACGTGCACCTCACGCGCGAACCGTACCTCGATCATCACCCTTCGGCCCCGACGACGGCGAGAACGTGCGCGTCGACCGCGCACCGGGTATCGATCAGCACGCTCCCGCACTGACCGGGGCAGGAACGTGCATCTCGACCGCGACCGACAAGTCGATCAGCACGCTCTCACCCTGGCCGCGGCGGGAACGTGCATCTCGACCGCGACCCGCAAGTCGATCAGCGCGCTCTCGCCGCGCCCGGGGCTGAAACGCGCAGATCGACCGCACGCCACGAGTCGATCAACACACTTCCGCCCGCGCCAGGGCGTCAGCGCGCGTCTCGTCCCAGCGACGGGGACCGATCCGGCAGTGAGAGCAGGCGGTCAGCGGCGGCGGCGCAGCAGCCGCGCCAGCGGGTTCCGCGGGCGTTCGGCGCCCTCCGGCCGGAACGCGCCACAGGCGCGCGCGCCGCAGGAGCCGCAGTCGGTGCCCGGCCGGTAGTGCTCGTGCATCTCCTCCGGGTGCCCGCAGGCACACAGCCGCTGGCCGGTGGCGGCCGGCGGCGGGGTCGGCTCGACAGGGGTCCGCTGCTGCGGGATGTGCGGTGCGGCCGTGGGTTCGACGGCAGGCAGCCCGGTCGGCGGCGTGAGCACCGCGGCTGAGGGGGTCGAGGGGTGCGAGCGGGCCCGGCGTCCGTCCGGACCCGGGGCGGCCGCACGGTCGTGCGTGTGCGCCATGGTGACCTCCTTCGTACGGACGGTGTACCCCGCGTCGTCGCCGGGCATGCCGTCGCGGCCCCCAGTATGCGATCACCAAGGGCGTCGGGGGAATGACTGTTCGGGTTGAAGTTGCGCCGGGTGGACGAATCCGGCGTGGTCCGTCCGATCAGTTGACCGCCGGAAGAGTGAGGACGGCGAGGCATCCCTGCGGCTCGTGAGCCGTACGGAGGACGAGCTCGCCGCCGTGCTCGTGCGCGAGCTGGGCGCTGATGTGCAGGCCGAGCCCGGAACCGCCCGCCGATTCGTCGTGCACCCCGCGGGTGATCACGAGCGTCTCCTGCCCGCCGGGCAGCCCCGGGCCGGCGTCGCGGACCTCCACGGCGACGAACCCGGGGGCGTCGGCCGTGCGCCCGCGGACCTCGACCGGCGCGCCGGGCGCGTGCCGCGCGCAGTTGGCGAGCAGGTTGGTCACGACCTGCCGGGTCACGGCCTCCGGGGCCGCCACGACCGGCAGGCCGGCCTCGACCTCGAGGGTGATCTCCTGCTCGGGGCGCAGCTCGACCAGCTGGCGCAGCACCGGTTCGACCCGGTGCGAGCTGCCGTTCGCCGCTGCCGGCGCGCCGTTGCCGGCCGGCTCGAAGTCCGGGCCGAGGTCGAGCAGCGCGGCGTCCCGGTCGTCGATCATCGGGTCCGGTCCGTCGAGGACCGGGTCCGGGTTCTCCAGCATGTGGCGCAGCCTGCCGAGCTCGGCCAGCACCGCGTCCCGGAGCTGACCGGTCCGCCCGTCGCCGTCGCTGTACGAGAGCAGGTACGCCGCGCCGGCGAGACCGGCGAGGCCGTTGCGCAGCTCGTGGTCGCGCTCGGCGGCCTGCCCGGCCGCCTTCTCCAGCAGCCGGGTCGCGTCGCCGAGGGTCTCCTGCAACCGGTCGTAGTCGTCCTGCAGGTCGGACACCGCGCGCAGCGCCATCGTCAGCAGCGCGGACAGCACCACCGCGGTGCCGAGGATCCGCAGCGCGGGGTACACCAACCCGGGTGCGGGCCCGCCGGGCACGATCTCGCGGTACAGCTGGGACACCGCGATCACGACGAGGCCCAGCCCGAGCCGGGACCGGATCCGGCTCTGCCGCCGGTAGCCGTCGAACAGGAACAGCAGCGCGACGGCCGCCCAGCCGGTCTGCACCAGCACCGACGGGAGGGGGCTCCCGGCCAGCAGCATGGTCAGCCAGCTCTCCCCCTGCAACGCGACCACGCCGCCGCTCGCCAGCGCGACCCCGAACAGGGCCCAGCCGCCCCAGGCCCCGAGCCGGGCCGGTGGGCGCAGGGCGACGATCAGGATGCACATCCCGACCGCGAGCATCGCCAGCACCGCGAGCCGGGCGACCCCGGCCGGCTGGTCCTGGAGCACCAGCGCCGAGGTGGGCAGCACGATCACGCCGTAGAGCAGCAGCGCCGCCCCGAACCAGGACGGCCGCGGGTCACCGGTCAGCCGCCCGGTGACCAGCGCGACGATCGCGGCGGCGGACCCGACCGCGGCGGCGACCAGGGTGAGGATCGACGTCGACGACGCGACGTCGATCCGCCCGTCGACGACGGCGGGCCGGGTGATCGCGGCGACGAGCACGCACAGGGAGCCGACGACGAGCAGGTCGCCCAGGTGCCCGGCGACGAACCGGGCCCGGCGGTACCGCCCGAGGACCCCGCTGAAGCTGCCGGACGCCACGCTGACCCTCCGTACCCACCACCTTGACGAGAACCCATCGTAGGACCCACCCCCGACACGAACGAGGGTCCTCCGGCCGGGTCAGACCCCGGCGGCCTTCCGGTAGAGCGCAACCGCTTCCAGCTGCGAACCGACCTCGAGCTTGGTGAGGACCGCCCGGATCTGGGTGCGGACGGTCGCCAGCGACACCACGAAGTGGTCGGCGACGGCCTGGGCGCGCTTCCCGCCGGCCAGCAGGGCCAGCACCTCGCGCTCCCGCTGGGTGAGCTTGGAGAGCTTCGCGTGCAGGTCGTGGCGCTCGCGCTCGCGGTCGCGGAACAGCTTGATGAGCTGCTCCCGGCGGCCCGGCGGCATCACCGAACGCCCCACCCGTGCCTCGCGGATCGCGTTGAGCAGGGCCGGGAACGGCGCGTTCTTCGGGACGAACACGAACCCGCCGGCCTCCAGCGCCGCGCCGACCCGGCCGGCGTCCGAGCTCCCGGACAGGACCACGACCCGCCAGCCGATCTCGACCAGCGGGCCGACCAGCCGGGAGCCGTCGATCCGGTGACCCTCCGGGTCCCGCCCGAGGTCCAGGTCGAGCACGATCAGCCCCGGCCCGGTGCGGCGGGCGTGCTCGAGCACGCCGGCGGCCGTGCGGACCGGCAGGAAGGTGGCGTCCTCACCCTCGACGCGCAGGTTCAGCGCGAGGGCCGAGCCGACCAGCTCGTGGTCGTCGACGATCAGGATCGGGCTCGCGGTGGCCATCGGCGAGGCCACTCCCGGGGATCGCGACATACGGACACCTTAGAACCGGCCGGTGGTCCGTCGTTCCACCGACCGGTCCAGCCCGCGTCCGCCATCCGGCCGTGGGCCGGTGACGGGGAGAGGGCGGTTCAGCCCCGGGTGCCGGCCTGGTCGGCCAGCATCCGCAGGCCGGAGAGCAGCCCGCCGAACAGGTCCCCCTCCTTGAAGGAGGCGACCATGCTCATGAGCGCGAGCTTCGCGCCCCGGTCCGGGAGGCGGACCTTCGCCTCCGCACCGGTGACGATCTCCAGCCGGCGCTGCTCCGGGCTGACCGCGACGAGGACGGCCTCGTCGTGGCCGTCGACCCGGCCGTGCAGTTCGACCGCGGTCGCCCGCGCGTCCGTACCCAGGTCGCCCAGGTACAGCGCGAACCGCAGCCCGGTCTCCCGGCTGGTGAGGGTCAGCGCGTCGTCCAGCCGGGCGAGCTGCACCGGCGTGAACGGATGGTCGGACTGCTTGGGCTCGTGGAACTCCTCGGCCACCGACAGCCGGCCCGAGTTCGTCACGACCGCGCCCTCGGGCAGCTCGTCCTCGTTGCCCTCGAAGACGGCGACGCTACCACCGGCCACCGGTACCTCCTCGCTCGTCGCTGCCGCCGACCGGGGCGTGCGGCGCGTGGTGGCCGGCGCCGGCCGGGTTGGCGATCCAGAACAGGGGCTCGTACGGCCACGGCTCACCCGCCTCGTGGCGGGGGCGGCCGCTCCGGTTGCGCACCGCGATCCCGATCCAGATCGCGAGGTACAGCACCACCGGCGCGACCACGAACACCAGCAGGGTTTCGACGACGGTCACGGGATGAGAACCTATCCGATCGCTCCGCCCGGCACGTGCTCAGGTGTCCGATCCGACAGGCGCCCGGACCGGATCGCGCGCAGCAGCGCGTCGTGGTCGGCCTCGGTCTGGTCGGCGTAGGCCCTGGCGAACGTGCAGAGGGCGTCGGCGACCTTGCCGCCCCGGCCGACGTACCCGGCGATCATGGAGGCCCCGGACGTCCGCGCGTGTCCCTTGGCCAGCAGTTTCCCGCAGACGTCGGCGTAGTCGGCCAGGGCGGGCGCGTCCAGCTTGTCCGGGACGATGGCGCCCTTCATGTCGCGGAACTGGCGGACGTAGTACTGGCGGCCGTTGACCGTCGTCCAGCCGAGCAGCGGGTCGGAGACGGTCTGCAACGCCTGCTGGTACTCGACGACCCGCTGGCCCTGGTGGGCGTGCCAGGCCTCGTCGCCGTGCACGTACGGCGCGATCACGGACCGGCGGGCCTGCTTGAGCTGCAGGAACAGCACGTCGTCCGGGCTGGATCCCTCGCAGAGCACCAGGTAGGCGCGCAGGCCGACCGAACCGACGCCGACGACCTTGTGGGCGACGTCGGTGGCGTGGTAGCCGCCGAGGATCCGGGCCCAGTGCGGCGGCAGCGTGGCGAGGTAGTCGTCGAGGGCGGCCAGGATCCGCTCGGTGTGTTCCTCGTCCGGGTGGGTGATCAGCGGCGGCTCGGTGACGATCCGGCGCTCGCCGCCGTCGTCGGTGACGAACCGGGGCAGCGCGCGGTCGCTGGTCCGGCTGCGGGCCCGCTCGGCCGCCTTGTCGATCGCGTGGCGGGACTTCGCGTGGCCGGCGTCGGAGCGGAGCGCGTCGACGTCCATGATGTCGAACGACCGGGCCAGCAACGGCTGCTCGGCCAGCGTCCGCAGGTGCTCGGCGTAGGCGTGCACGCAGCGGGTGACGGCCTCCGCGCACTGCCGCTCCCCCGCGCCGGAGTCCCTGCCGGCGACCCAGGTGGAGGCGACGAGCCGGCGCAGGTCCCACTCCCAGGCGCCGGGGTGGGCCTCGTCGAAGTCGTTGAGGTCGAAGACGAGCTCGCGCTCCGGGGACGCGTAGAACCCGAAGTTCCCGAGGTGCGCGTCACCGCAGATCACCGGGCGGATCCCGGTCGCGGTCAGCACCGCGAAGTCGGCGGCGTGCAGGGCCGCCGCACCCCGAAGGAACGCGTGCGGGGAGGCGCTCATCCGCTGGATCCGCAGCGGCACGAGCTCGGGCACCCGGCCGGCGTTCGTCAGCTCGACGAGATCGATCGGGTCGACCCGCCGCAACGCCGACGACCAGGACGCCAGCCGCGACCGGGGTGCGGACCGCCGCAGGTCCTTACCGATCCGGTACCGCTCCTCCCGCGGTGTGGAGCGGCGGTGCAGCGAGCCGAACGAGTCCCGGTCCGACCCGGCGAGCACGAGGTGCGAGGTCACGCCCGCGTTTCTACACCCACGCGGTGCCGATGCGCGCTCCGCGAAGCTCCGCGCTCGCGGCGCTTTCAGGCGTTCCGGCGACCGAGGGCGCGGTAGGCCCATCCCGCCGCCTCCCAGGCCTCCCGGTCGAGTGCGTTGCGCCCGTCGAGCACCCGCCGGGTCCGCACGACCTTCCCGAACGTCGCCGGGTCGAGCTCGCGGTACTGCCGCCACTCGGTCAGCAGCAGCACCACGTCGGCGTTCTCCGCGGCCTCCTCCGGCGACGCGACGAAGTCGAGCTGGCCCCAGTGCTTGCGCACGTTGTCGCCGGCCGCCGGGTCGGTGACCCGCACGTCGGCGCCCTGCAGCTGCAGCTGGGCGGCCACGTTCAGCGCCGGCGAGTCCCGGATGTCGTCCGAGTCCGGTTTGAACGCCGCCCCGAGCACCGCGATCCGCTTGCCGAGCAGCGAGCCGTCGCACACCTGCCGGGCGAGCTCCACCATCCGGATCCGGCGCCGCATGTTGATGTTGTCGACCTCGCGCAGGAAGGTCAGCGCCTGGTCGGCGCCCAGCTCACCGGCCCGCGCCATGAACGCCCGGATGTCCTTGGGCAGGCAGCCCCCGCCGAACCCGAGGCCGGCGTTGAGGAACTTGCGGCCGATCCGGTCGTCGTGCCCGATCGCGTCGGCCAGCTGCTTGACGTCCGCGCCGGTCGCCTCGCACAGCTCCGCCATCGCGTTGATGAACGAGATCTTCGTGGCCAGGAACGAGTTCGCCGCGGTCTTCACCATCTCCGCGGTCGCGTAGTCGGTGACGACCTTCGGGGTGCCCTCGGCGACGATCGTCGCGTACACCCGGTCCAGCAGCGCCTCCGCGTCGACCGTCCCGTCGAGTCCCGACAGCGCGGGGACCCCGTAGACCAGCCGGTCCGGGTGCAGCGTGTCCTGCACGGCGTAGCCCTCGCGCAGGAACTCCGGGTTCCACGCCAGCGCCGCCCCGGGCACCCGCTCGGCGACCCGCTCGGCCAGCCGCGCCGCGGTCCCCACCGGGACCGTGGACTTGCCGACCAGGAGCTCCCCCGGGCCGAGCACGTCCAGCAGCGACGACGTCGCCGCCTCCACGTAGGTCAGGTCGGCCGCGTACTCGCCGCGGCGCTGCGGGGTGCCGACGCACAGGAAGTGCACCGCGGCACCGGTCGCCGCCGCGATGTCGGTGGTGAAGGTGAGGCGCCCCGAGTCGAGGGCGCGGCGCAGCAGGTCGGAGAACCCGGGCTCGAAGAACGGCACCCGGCCGGCGGCGAGGAACTCGACCTTCTCGGCGTCGGTGTCGACGCCCACGACCTCGTGGCCCAGCTCGGCCATCGACGCCGCGTGCACGGCGCCGAGGTAGCCGCAGCCGACGACCGAGATCCGTAACGGCGGGGTGCGCTCCGACATGGGCGGAGACTAACCGCCGGCCCGGAGCTGCGCGTACCGGGCGTCGCAGGCTTTGCGCGTGGGTAACAGC
It contains:
- a CDS encoding DUF2252 domain-containing protein, whose translation is MTSHLVLAGSDRDSFGSLHRRSTPREERYRIGKDLRRSAPRSRLASWSSALRRVDPIDLVELTNAGRVPELVPLRIQRMSASPHAFLRGAAALHAADFAVLTATGIRPVICGDAHLGNFGFYASPERELVFDLNDFDEAHPGAWEWDLRRLVASTWVAGRDSGAGERQCAEAVTRCVHAYAEHLRTLAEQPLLARSFDIMDVDALRSDAGHAKSRHAIDKAAERARSRTSDRALPRFVTDDGGERRIVTEPPLITHPDEEHTERILAALDDYLATLPPHWARILGGYHATDVAHKVVGVGSVGLRAYLVLCEGSSPDDVLFLQLKQARRSVIAPYVHGDEAWHAHQGQRVVEYQQALQTVSDPLLGWTTVNGRQYYVRQFRDMKGAIVPDKLDAPALADYADVCGKLLAKGHARTSGASMIAGYVGRGGKVADALCTFARAYADQTEADHDALLRAIRSGRLSDRTPEHVPGGAIG
- a CDS encoding UDP-glucose/GDP-mannose dehydrogenase family protein, with translation MSERTPPLRISVVGCGYLGAVHAASMAELGHEVVGVDTDAEKVEFLAAGRVPFFEPGFSDLLRRALDSGRLTFTTDIAAATGAAVHFLCVGTPQRRGEYAADLTYVEAATSSLLDVLGPGELLVGKSTVPVGTAARLAERVAERVPGAALAWNPEFLREGYAVQDTLHPDRLVYGVPALSGLDGTVDAEALLDRVYATIVAEGTPKVVTDYATAEMVKTAANSFLATKISFINAMAELCEATGADVKQLADAIGHDDRIGRKFLNAGLGFGGGCLPKDIRAFMARAGELGADQALTFLREVDNINMRRRIRMVELARQVCDGSLLGKRIAVLGAAFKPDSDDIRDSPALNVAAQLQLQGADVRVTDPAAGDNVRKHWGQLDFVASPEEAAENADVVLLLTEWRQYRELDPATFGKVVRTRRVLDGRNALDREAWEAAGWAYRALGRRNA
- a CDS encoding response regulator transcription factor; this encodes MATASPILIVDDHELVGSALALNLRVEGEDATFLPVRTAAGVLEHARRTGPGLIVLDLDLGRDPEGHRIDGSRLVGPLVEIGWRVVVLSGSSDAGRVGAALEAGGFVFVPKNAPFPALLNAIREARVGRSVMPPGRREQLIKLFRDRERERHDLHAKLSKLTQREREVLALLAGGKRAQAVADHFVVSLATVRTQIRAVLTKLEVGSQLEAVALYRKAAGV
- a CDS encoding HAMP domain-containing sensor histidine kinase, with amino-acid sequence MASGSFSGVLGRYRRARFVAGHLGDLLVVGSLCVLVAAITRPAVVDGRIDVASSTSILTLVAAAVGSAAAIVALVTGRLTGDPRPSWFGAALLLYGVIVLPTSALVLQDQPAGVARLAVLAMLAVGMCILIVALRPPARLGAWGGWALFGVALASGGVVALQGESWLTMLLAGSPLPSVLVQTGWAAVALLFLFDGYRRQSRIRSRLGLGLVVIAVSQLYREIVPGGPAPGLVYPALRILGTAVVLSALLTMALRAVSDLQDDYDRLQETLGDATRLLEKAAGQAAERDHELRNGLAGLAGAAYLLSYSDGDGRTGQLRDAVLAELGRLRHMLENPDPVLDGPDPMIDDRDAALLDLGPDFEPAGNGAPAAANGSSHRVEPVLRQLVELRPEQEITLEVEAGLPVVAAPEAVTRQVVTNLLANCARHAPGAPVEVRGRTADAPGFVAVEVRDAGPGLPGGQETLVITRGVHDESAGGSGLGLHISAQLAHEHGGELVLRTAHEPQGCLAVLTLPAVN
- a CDS encoding DUF5130 family protein, with the translated sequence MAGGSVAVFEGNEDELPEGAVVTNSGRLSVAEEFHEPKQSDHPFTPVQLARLDDALTLTSRETGLRFALYLGDLGTDARATAVELHGRVDGHDEAVLVAVSPEQRRLEIVTGAEAKVRLPDRGAKLALMSMVASFKEGDLFGGLLSGLRMLADQAGTRG